One Methylobacterium oryzae DNA window includes the following coding sequences:
- a CDS encoding GNAT family N-acetyltransferase, whose protein sequence is MTDVIRPATEADLPAIAAIYGDAVASSTASFETEPPTLAEMTRRFEVLRAGGFPYLVAERDGAVAGYAYAGPYHQRAAYRSTLEDSIYVARTARGGGVGRRLLTALIAASEQIDCRTLVAIIAESGSPASIALHASLGFTPVGTLAGVGHKHGRWLDVTLMQRSLGPGRSLPPTRI, encoded by the coding sequence GTGACAGACGTGATACGCCCGGCCACGGAGGCCGACCTTCCCGCCATCGCGGCGATCTACGGCGACGCCGTCGCCTCCAGCACGGCCAGCTTCGAGACGGAGCCGCCGACGCTGGCCGAGATGACGCGCCGCTTCGAGGTGCTGCGCGCGGGCGGCTTTCCCTACCTCGTGGCCGAACGGGACGGCGCGGTCGCGGGCTACGCCTATGCCGGCCCCTATCACCAGCGCGCCGCCTATCGCTCGACCCTCGAGGATTCGATCTACGTCGCCCGGACGGCCCGAGGAGGCGGGGTCGGCCGGCGCCTGCTCACCGCCCTGATCGCGGCGAGCGAGCAGATCGACTGCCGGACCCTGGTCGCCATCATCGCCGAGAGCGGCTCACCCGCCTCGATCGCGCTGCACGCGAGCCTCGGCTTCACGCCCGTCGGAACGCTCGCGGGAGTCGGCCACAAGCACGGGCGCTGGCTCGATGTGACGCTCATGCAGCGCAGCCTGGGACCCGGCCGCAGCCTTCCGCCGACGCGGATCTGA
- a CDS encoding DUF2147 domain-containing protein, translating to MRFTSIGRRVAPLAILALSALAGTAQAKTPTDPSGTYLTEDGRARVRLEKCGTAGDRLCGYVVWLKVPLNDKGEPRIDFKNPDPKKQARPSLGHQLILGLKPNADAHYEGKIYNSEDGKSYDVTIWTETPGELTVRGCLIAFLCKSQTWTKVTDLAPGQLPGPTNGANGPRSDPEYATAAPKPTAKAGAKPAQKPGAAEAPKEE from the coding sequence ATGCGGTTTACATCGATCGGACGCCGGGTTGCGCCGCTCGCGATCCTGGCGCTCTCGGCGCTGGCGGGCACGGCCCAGGCCAAGACGCCGACCGATCCCAGCGGCACCTATCTCACCGAGGACGGCCGCGCGCGCGTGCGCCTCGAGAAGTGCGGGACCGCGGGTGACCGGCTCTGCGGATACGTGGTGTGGCTGAAGGTCCCGCTGAACGACAAGGGCGAGCCGCGGATCGACTTCAAGAACCCCGATCCCAAGAAGCAGGCCCGGCCGTCCCTCGGACACCAGCTGATCCTGGGCCTGAAGCCGAATGCCGACGCCCATTACGAGGGCAAGATCTACAATTCCGAGGACGGCAAGTCCTACGACGTCACCATCTGGACCGAGACGCCCGGCGAGCTGACGGTGCGCGGTTGCCTGATCGCGTTCCTGTGCAAGTCCCAGACCTGGACCAAGGTGACCGATCTCGCGCCCGGCCAGCTCCCCGGCCCGACCAACGGTGCGAACGGTCCGCGCAGCGATCCCGAATACGCCACCGCCGCCCCGAAGCCGACCGCCAAGGCCGGCGCGAAGCCGGCCCAGAAGCCCGGCGCCGCCGAGGCGCCCAAGGAGGAGTGA
- a CDS encoding serine hydrolase domain-containing protein, which translates to MSALTETDPTGAGVSPEGLARIAPWMDRLVGDGRLAGLSVTVARRGRVAFARACGQADLARATPFTLDTVARIYSMTKPLTSVAVMQLYEQGLFQLDDPISRVLPEFAEMRVAVGGNRAKLETEPARRAITVRDLLTHTAGLTYGFMEATLVDAQYREQGVDFLAREGTLAEMTARVAKLPLLAQPGSAWNYSVATDVLGQYVAALTGRPFADHLREAVIGPLGLVDTDFHVRPELMPRFCATYAYDRARQLRLFDDSVDTAFARAPAIASGGGGLVSTAADYQRFCRMILNRGTLDGARLLGRKTVDLMLANHLPGDLAAMGTPRFAETSYTGIGFGLGFSVMLDPARAQILGTPGEVAWGGLASTAFWIDPAEDLSVVLMTQLVPSSALPIRRELRVLTYAALAD; encoded by the coding sequence ATGAGCGCGCTGACCGAGACCGATCCGACCGGCGCCGGGGTCAGCCCGGAGGGGCTCGCCCGGATCGCGCCGTGGATGGACCGCCTCGTCGGCGACGGCCGGCTGGCCGGCCTGTCGGTCACCGTGGCGCGGCGCGGGCGCGTCGCCTTCGCGCGCGCCTGCGGGCAGGCCGACCTCGCCCGGGCAACGCCGTTCACCCTCGACACGGTCGCCCGGATCTACTCGATGACCAAGCCGCTGACCTCAGTGGCGGTGATGCAGCTCTACGAGCAGGGCCTGTTCCAGCTCGACGATCCGATCTCCCGGGTCCTGCCCGAGTTCGCCGAGATGCGCGTCGCCGTGGGCGGCAACCGCGCGAAGCTCGAGACCGAGCCGGCCCGCCGGGCGATCACCGTGCGGGACCTGCTGACCCACACGGCCGGGCTGACCTACGGCTTCATGGAGGCGACCCTGGTCGACGCGCAGTACCGCGAGCAGGGCGTCGACTTCCTGGCGCGCGAGGGCACCCTCGCCGAGATGACCGCGCGGGTCGCGAAGCTGCCGCTCCTCGCCCAGCCGGGCAGCGCCTGGAACTACAGCGTCGCCACCGACGTGCTCGGCCAGTACGTGGCCGCGCTGACCGGCCGCCCGTTCGCCGACCACCTCCGCGAGGCGGTGATCGGGCCCCTCGGCCTGGTCGATACCGACTTCCACGTGCGGCCCGAGCTGATGCCGCGCTTCTGCGCCACCTACGCGTACGACCGCGCGCGGCAGCTGCGCCTGTTCGACGATTCCGTGGACACGGCCTTCGCGCGCGCGCCCGCCATCGCGTCGGGCGGCGGCGGCCTCGTCTCGACGGCCGCGGACTATCAGCGCTTCTGCCGGATGATCCTCAACCGGGGGACCCTCGACGGCGCGCGCCTCCTGGGCCGCAAGACGGTCGACCTGATGCTGGCGAACCACCTGCCGGGCGACCTGGCTGCGATGGGCACGCCGCGCTTCGCCGAGACCTCCTACACCGGCATCGGCTTCGGCCTCGGCTTCTCGGTGATGCTCGACCCCGCCCGGGCCCAGATCCTCGGCACGCCGGGCGAGGTCGCCTGGGGCGGCCTCGCCTCGACGGCGTTCTGGATCGACCCGGCCGAGGATCTGTCGGTGGTGCTCATGACGCAGCTCGTTCCGTCCTCGGCCCTGCCGATCCGGCGCGAGCTGCGCGTCCTGACCTACGCGGCCCTGGCCGACTGA
- a CDS encoding DUF427 domain-containing protein, translating to MRGSPFRPVPDPVGPGEESVWDYPRPPRLESVPDRLRVVLGGRVIAETGSGFRVLETSHAPTYYLPPADIADGTLVNRRRGGICEWKGQAVLFDVHGGDRLVPGAAWAYPDPTPDFRAIAGYVAFYAGPMDACFVGTDPVTPQPGNFYGGWITPGIVGPFKGSPGTMGW from the coding sequence ATGCGCGGATCGCCCTTTCGGCCCGTTCCCGATCCGGTCGGACCGGGCGAGGAGAGCGTCTGGGACTATCCGCGGCCGCCGCGGCTCGAATCCGTCCCGGACCGGCTGCGGGTCGTGCTCGGCGGCCGCGTCATCGCCGAGACGGGTTCCGGGTTCCGGGTGCTCGAGACCTCGCACGCGCCGACCTACTACCTGCCGCCCGCCGACATCGCGGACGGGACGCTCGTGAACCGGCGGCGCGGCGGGATCTGCGAGTGGAAGGGACAGGCGGTCCTGTTCGACGTGCACGGCGGCGACCGTCTCGTGCCCGGGGCGGCCTGGGCCTACCCGGATCCGACCCCGGATTTCCGCGCGATCGCCGGCTACGTCGCGTTCTACGCCGGCCCGATGGATGCCTGCTTCGTCGGGACGGACCCGGTGACGCCGCAACCGGGAAACTTCTACGGCGGCTGGATCACACCCGGCATCGTCGGTCCGTTCAAGGGCAGTCCCGGGACGATGGGCTGGTGA
- the otsB gene encoding trehalose-phosphatase encodes MDIALFLDFDGTLAEIAPRPDAVRVEPGLVEDLERLRARLGGALAIVTGRPVTVIDGFLAPSRLDAAGLHGVERRVAGALTGGRAEDHPDLRRQVARLQAESAALAQVLIEDKGASVAVHWRLANPDDALRAETLVKGAAEALGAEYRLQLGKAVGEIVPAQATKAHAIRAFMAQAPYAGRVPVFFGDDRTDEIAFASINEDGGVAVRVGDGETVARRRLPDPAAVRALLSNWANGGAIDPDALPPA; translated from the coding sequence ATGGACATCGCCCTCTTCCTCGACTTCGACGGCACGCTCGCCGAGATCGCGCCGCGTCCGGACGCCGTGCGGGTCGAGCCCGGCCTCGTGGAGGATCTGGAGCGGCTCAGGGCGCGCCTCGGCGGCGCCCTCGCCATCGTCACCGGCCGGCCGGTCACGGTGATCGACGGCTTCCTGGCGCCGTCCCGGTTGGATGCGGCCGGTCTCCACGGCGTCGAGCGCCGGGTCGCCGGCGCGCTCACGGGCGGCCGCGCGGAGGACCATCCGGATCTGCGCCGGCAGGTCGCGCGCCTGCAGGCCGAGAGCGCCGCGCTGGCGCAGGTCCTGATCGAGGACAAGGGCGCCTCGGTGGCGGTCCACTGGCGGCTCGCGAACCCGGACGATGCCCTGCGGGCCGAGACGCTGGTGAAGGGCGCGGCGGAGGCGCTCGGCGCCGAATACCGCCTGCAACTCGGCAAGGCGGTCGGCGAGATTGTCCCGGCGCAGGCCACCAAGGCCCACGCGATCCGCGCCTTCATGGCGCAGGCGCCCTACGCCGGACGAGTCCCCGTCTTCTTCGGCGACGACCGCACCGACGAGATCGCCTTCGCGTCGATCAACGAGGACGGCGGCGTCGCGGTGCGCGTCGGTGACGGCGAGACTGTCGCCCGGCGGCGCCTGCCCGACCCCGCCGCCGTCCGTGCCCTGCTCAGCAACTGGGCTAACGGTGGCGCGATCGACCCGGACGCGCTGCCGCCGGCCTGA
- a CDS encoding DUF4260 domain-containing protein, with product MSGRSVTGWPRLLLRLEGGCILVAALLAYGWLGPSWWLFAALLFVPDLSMLGYAAGRVVGAVLYNAAHTLALPLVGLSLAIASGRPEAVGPVLIWLAHIGLDRALGYGLKYGSGFGDTHLGVIGRPRDKTIAQS from the coding sequence ATGTCGGGGCGTTCCGTCACGGGCTGGCCGCGCCTGCTGCTGCGGCTGGAGGGGGGCTGCATCCTGGTCGCCGCCCTGCTCGCCTATGGTTGGCTCGGGCCGTCGTGGTGGCTCTTCGCGGCGCTGCTCTTCGTCCCCGACCTGAGCATGCTGGGCTACGCGGCCGGTCGCGTGGTCGGCGCCGTGCTCTACAACGCGGCCCACACGCTCGCGCTGCCGCTCGTCGGCCTGTCCCTGGCGATCGCTTCGGGCCGTCCCGAGGCCGTCGGGCCGGTCCTCATCTGGCTGGCCCATATCGGCCTCGACCGCGCCCTCGGTTACGGTCTCAAATACGGGAGCGGCTTCGGTGATACCCATCTCGGCGTGATCGGCCGGCCGCGTGACAAGACGATCGCGCAATCCTGA
- a CDS encoding glucokinase, with translation MFEFPVLVGDIGGTNARFGLIETSGDQPRLLAHEATADHPDPSSAIKASLAKGGGPAPRSAILAIAGRVDGPEIQLTNAHWKIAGQRIAEDFGLSSATVVNDYVPVAAGAADIEPHDLTPVGPCPPVPGGARVVLGPGTGFGAAALVPYAAHLAIVSTEVGHTDIGPADAFEEKVWHALERVEDRITVETVLSGPGLSRLHAAVAHVRTGQPHEKIEPAAVTEAGLSATDPHAAETLELFGRVLGRVCGDLALTFLATSGVYIGGGIAPRILKVLEESGFRDAFEKKAPFAAMMRRIPTSVITVHDPAFRGLAALANEGAKFVYHGQVWRKGA, from the coding sequence ATGTTCGAGTTTCCGGTTCTGGTCGGCGACATCGGCGGGACGAACGCGCGGTTCGGTCTGATCGAGACGTCCGGCGACCAGCCCCGCCTCCTCGCGCACGAGGCGACCGCCGACCATCCCGATCCGTCGAGCGCCATCAAGGCATCGCTGGCCAAGGGCGGCGGCCCGGCACCGCGCTCGGCCATCCTGGCGATCGCCGGCCGGGTCGACGGGCCGGAGATCCAGCTGACGAACGCGCACTGGAAGATCGCCGGCCAGCGCATCGCCGAGGATTTCGGTCTCTCCTCCGCGACGGTGGTCAACGACTACGTGCCGGTGGCGGCCGGCGCCGCCGATATCGAGCCCCACGACCTCACGCCGGTCGGCCCCTGTCCCCCCGTGCCCGGCGGCGCCCGCGTGGTGCTGGGCCCCGGGACCGGCTTCGGCGCGGCCGCGCTGGTCCCCTATGCGGCGCATCTCGCCATCGTCTCCACCGAGGTCGGCCACACCGATATCGGTCCGGCCGACGCCTTCGAGGAGAAGGTCTGGCACGCGCTGGAGCGGGTCGAGGACCGGATCACCGTGGAGACGGTGCTGTCGGGGCCGGGCCTGTCGCGGCTCCACGCGGCCGTCGCCCATGTCCGGACCGGGCAGCCGCACGAGAAGATCGAGCCGGCCGCGGTCACCGAGGCCGGTCTCAGCGCCACCGATCCGCACGCCGCGGAGACGCTCGAGCTGTTCGGCCGGGTGCTCGGACGCGTCTGCGGCGACCTCGCGCTGACCTTCCTGGCGACGAGCGGGGTCTATATCGGCGGCGGGATCGCGCCCCGGATCCTCAAGGTGCTTGAGGAGAGCGGCTTCCGCGACGCCTTCGAGAAGAAGGCGCCCTTCGCCGCCATGATGCGCCGGATCCCGACCAGCGTGATCACCGTCCACGACCCCGCTTTCCGGGGCCTGGCGGCCCTGGCGAACGAGGGCGCCAAGTTCGTCTACCACGGGCAGGTGTGGCGGAAGGGGGCGTGA
- a CDS encoding MFS transporter translates to MASKVEGGSGTPERAEIGRVIDTDISARLDRLPWGRFHVLVIVALGITWVLDGLEVTLAGSLVGALRQPPMSFSEFDVGLAASCYLVGAVTGAIGFGWLTDRIGRKKLFFITLALYLVATAATGLSWNIWSFCFFRFLTGAGIGGEYTAINSTIQELVPARVRGWTNLVINGSFWIGAALGSFMSIVLLKPEVIDPAWGWRVAFFTGGAIGLVILLLRTWIPESPRWLATHGYAAEADRVVTGIEKRFTDEGVTLPPVDESKRMKVRTRDHTPLSEVFKALFVTSRKETMVGLALMIAQAFFYNALFFTYALVLERFYQVPGNHVGWYLLPFALGSFLGPLLLGRLFDTIGRRKMIAFTYGISALLLAGVGLLFRLDVLGPVGQTAAWMVVFFFASAAASSAYLTVSETFPLEIRALAIAAFYAVGTGIGGVSGPLLFGTLVETGSRDWVLFGYGLGAVLMLIAAVVGGIWGTAAEGKSLEEVSKPLAAA, encoded by the coding sequence ATGGCGAGCAAGGTCGAGGGGGGATCCGGGACGCCGGAGCGCGCGGAGATCGGCCGCGTGATCGACACCGACATCTCCGCGCGCCTGGACCGGCTGCCCTGGGGCCGCTTCCACGTCCTCGTGATCGTGGCGCTCGGCATCACCTGGGTGCTGGACGGCCTCGAGGTGACCCTCGCCGGCTCCCTGGTGGGCGCGCTGCGCCAGCCGCCGATGTCGTTCTCGGAGTTCGACGTCGGCCTCGCCGCCTCCTGCTACCTCGTGGGCGCCGTGACCGGCGCGATCGGCTTCGGCTGGCTCACCGACCGGATCGGCCGGAAGAAGCTGTTCTTCATCACGCTGGCCCTCTACCTCGTCGCCACGGCGGCCACCGGCCTGTCGTGGAACATCTGGAGCTTCTGCTTCTTCCGCTTCCTCACGGGCGCGGGGATCGGCGGCGAGTACACGGCGATCAACTCGACCATCCAGGAACTGGTCCCGGCCCGGGTCCGCGGCTGGACCAACCTCGTCATCAACGGCTCGTTCTGGATCGGCGCGGCGCTCGGCTCGTTCATGTCGATCGTGCTCCTGAAGCCGGAGGTGATCGACCCGGCCTGGGGCTGGCGCGTCGCCTTCTTCACCGGCGGCGCCATCGGCCTCGTGATCCTGCTCCTGCGCACCTGGATCCCCGAGAGCCCGCGCTGGCTCGCCACCCACGGCTACGCCGCGGAGGCCGACCGCGTCGTCACCGGAATCGAGAAGCGCTTCACCGACGAGGGCGTCACGCTGCCGCCGGTGGACGAGAGCAAGCGCATGAAGGTCCGCACCCGCGACCACACCCCGCTGTCGGAGGTGTTCAAGGCGCTGTTCGTGACGAGCCGCAAGGAAACCATGGTCGGCCTCGCGCTGATGATCGCGCAGGCCTTCTTCTACAACGCGCTGTTCTTCACCTACGCGCTGGTGCTGGAGCGCTTCTATCAGGTGCCCGGCAACCATGTCGGCTGGTACCTGCTGCCCTTCGCGCTCGGCTCGTTCCTCGGCCCGCTGCTGCTCGGGCGGCTGTTCGACACGATCGGCCGGCGCAAGATGATCGCCTTCACGTACGGCATCTCGGCGCTGCTCCTCGCCGGCGTCGGCCTGCTGTTCCGCCTCGACGTGCTCGGGCCGGTCGGCCAGACCGCGGCCTGGATGGTGGTGTTCTTCTTCGCCTCGGCGGCGGCGAGCTCGGCCTATCTCACGGTCTCCGAGACGTTCCCGCTGGAGATCCGGGCCTTGGCCATCGCGGCCTTCTACGCGGTCGGCACCGGCATCGGCGGCGTCTCGGGCCCGCTCCTGTTCGGCACGCTGGTCGAGACCGGCTCGCGCGACTGGGTGCTGTTCGGCTACGGCCTCGGCGCGGTGCTGATGCTCATCGCGGCGGTCGTCGGAGGCATCTGGGGCACCGCCGCGGAGGGCAAGTCCCTGGAGGAGGTCTCGAAGCCGCTCGCGGCGGCCTGA
- a CDS encoding 2-hydroxyacid dehydrogenase gives MAEAIALVGCKGPDQEAEYLRILSAAMPEERLIPFRSMDDAARAAARVAVVANPDPAEVAALPGLVWVQSLWAGVEKLVGAFDRPLPIVRLVDREMARTMAEAVLAWTYYLQRDMPAYARQQRDRVWRPHAYRKPSETTVGLLGLGALGTAAAERLTGAGFRVVGWSRSPKAVPDLETFHGADDLPAMLGRCDILVCLVPLTPETRGLVNAERLAALKPGAALINFARGPIVVTEDLIAALDKCHLAHAVLDVFAVEPLPAESPLWSHPGVTVLPHVSGPTDMDSAAATVAANLRAYRRTGQVPDGVDSARGY, from the coding sequence ATGGCGGAGGCGATCGCCCTGGTCGGGTGCAAGGGGCCGGATCAGGAAGCGGAGTACCTGCGGATCCTCTCGGCGGCCATGCCCGAGGAGCGCCTGATCCCGTTCCGGTCGATGGACGACGCGGCCCGGGCGGCCGCGCGGGTCGCCGTCGTGGCCAACCCCGATCCGGCCGAGGTCGCGGCGCTGCCGGGCCTCGTCTGGGTGCAGAGCCTGTGGGCCGGGGTGGAGAAGCTCGTCGGCGCCTTCGACCGGCCGCTGCCGATCGTCCGCCTCGTCGACCGCGAGATGGCCCGCACCATGGCGGAGGCCGTCCTGGCCTGGACCTACTATCTCCAGCGCGACATGCCGGCCTACGCCCGCCAGCAGCGGGACCGGGTCTGGCGCCCGCACGCCTACCGCAAGCCGTCCGAGACGACGGTGGGCCTGCTCGGCCTCGGGGCGCTCGGGACCGCGGCGGCGGAGCGGCTCACTGGAGCCGGCTTCCGCGTCGTCGGCTGGAGCCGCAGCCCCAAGGCGGTGCCGGACCTCGAGACGTTCCACGGCGCTGACGACCTCCCGGCGATGCTCGGCCGGTGCGACATCCTCGTCTGCCTCGTGCCGCTGACGCCGGAGACGCGGGGCCTCGTGAACGCCGAGCGCCTCGCCGCCCTGAAGCCCGGCGCCGCGCTGATCAACTTCGCCCGCGGACCGATCGTCGTCACCGAGGACCTGATCGCCGCCCTGGACAAGTGCCATCTGGCCCACGCCGTGCTCGACGTCTTCGCGGTCGAGCCCCTGCCGGCGGAGTCGCCGCTGTGGTCGCATCCCGGCGTGACGGTGCTGCCGCACGTCTCGGGGCCGACCGACATGGATTCGGCGGCCGCCACGGTGGCGGCCAACCTGAGGGCCTATCGGCGGACCGGCCAGGTGCCGGACGGCGTCGACTCGGCGCGCGGATACTAG
- a CDS encoding LysR substrate-binding domain-containing protein, which translates to MVRADLNDYVYFAEVVAHGGFAAAGRALHQPKSKLSRRIAALEARLGARLIERSSRRFRVTEVGQGFYERCRAMMLEAERAEALVAEAQTEPHGRIRMSCPTGLTDIVAARVRGFLVRYPKVRLQLVVTDRPVDLIEERIDVAPRVRRDLTSDASLTMRTLGTSRWILVAAPRIARGLGPDIAALGAVPTLGTRDDPGEAEWRLEHRDGTIFTLRHEPRLTCGDFAALCDAAADGLGVAFLPDHACTDAVAAGRLVPVYPDWQGQPGIVHIVFTTRRVLPPAVRVLIDHLAATFPKL; encoded by the coding sequence ATGGTCCGCGCCGATCTCAACGACTACGTCTACTTCGCCGAGGTCGTCGCGCATGGCGGCTTCGCCGCGGCCGGCCGGGCGCTGCACCAGCCGAAGTCGAAGCTGAGCCGCCGCATCGCGGCCCTGGAGGCGCGCCTGGGCGCCCGCCTGATCGAGCGGTCGAGCCGGCGCTTCCGCGTGACCGAGGTCGGCCAGGGGTTCTACGAGCGCTGCCGGGCGATGATGCTCGAGGCGGAGCGGGCCGAGGCGCTGGTCGCGGAGGCGCAGACCGAGCCGCACGGGCGGATCCGCATGAGCTGTCCCACGGGCCTCACCGACATCGTCGCGGCGCGCGTCCGCGGATTCCTAGTCCGATACCCGAAGGTGCGGCTGCAGCTGGTCGTGACCGACCGGCCCGTCGACCTGATCGAGGAGCGGATCGACGTGGCGCCGCGGGTCCGACGGGACCTGACGAGCGACGCGTCGCTGACCATGCGCACGCTCGGAACCTCGCGGTGGATCCTGGTCGCCGCGCCGCGGATCGCGCGCGGCCTCGGCCCCGACATCGCCGCGCTCGGCGCGGTCCCGACCCTCGGCACACGCGACGATCCCGGCGAGGCGGAGTGGCGGCTGGAGCACCGGGACGGCACGATCTTCACCCTGCGCCACGAGCCGCGCCTGACCTGCGGCGACTTCGCCGCGCTGTGCGACGCGGCCGCCGACGGCCTCGGGGTCGCGTTCCTGCCCGACCACGCCTGCACCGATGCCGTCGCGGCCGGCCGGCTCGTGCCCGTCTACCCGGACTGGCAGGGTCAGCCCGGGATCGTGCACATCGTCTTCACGACCCGGCGCGTGCTGCCGCCGGCCGTGCGGGTGCTGATCGACCACCTCGCGGCGACATTCCCGAAGCTGTGA
- a CDS encoding cytochrome C oxidase Cbb3 — MGWPRRILITAGLVTVAAGVALGVGRFSYAPMPDRADLLNPDRYPIQTAFDILGRRVSRAEADRLSGTEAGRKELSPKTGAVAIDPAMVERGRQAFYQETFGNEVFLTDVMGMLDGGLTPTQVALAVAKLGGQGTTDLKVAMARDVRVGDRVYRAGELVPTGLDVPKGGAFIIGIKTFYDRGHLRMGITCALCHAAVDPGTGRVVEGAPNTDLNAGLLMALAKNSSAYFMHASVPEADAKPPAEPQHTGSTGTGPALPDAASVEAATKVQVASWPPGSFDSSADRVTNPTSIPSSFSAHGEPYSWSGREAIGPFAGLSSLNNNVHAANSDTTQLAAAAPWLFGMDPETYLGIVLRGSATEAFRYRPDGGRSPSEVLRSVDPTPASPGLNSYAVLPTYPATNYVTDNGLFTSVPGEPVNHANNAMSAFQNLLHPPAAGQDPDRVRAGRAVFEKAGCGSCHSGPALTNHRVVPEAEIGTEPTRARAGAKMEARLSAPAMFAADTPFPTPADPVIVPVPLAGDALAQVQLAWGQGGTEGGYKVPNLVGLAWTAPYLHDSGVAVGPDAEGQLGVPGTLYRGVTPDPANSLRALVDRDLRAKVIAANAASDTARIARVTGKGHAYWVDAGSGVSREEQTALIAYLLSVDRLTEPAATP; from the coding sequence ATGGGCTGGCCGCGCCGCATCCTGATCACCGCCGGTCTGGTGACCGTCGCGGCCGGCGTCGCCCTGGGCGTCGGCCGCTTCAGCTACGCGCCGATGCCCGACCGGGCGGACCTGCTCAACCCGGACCGCTACCCGATCCAGACCGCCTTCGACATCCTCGGCCGCCGCGTCTCGCGCGCGGAGGCCGACCGGCTCAGCGGCACCGAGGCCGGACGGAAGGAACTCTCGCCGAAGACCGGTGCGGTCGCGATCGATCCTGCCATGGTCGAGCGCGGCCGGCAGGCCTTCTATCAGGAGACGTTCGGCAACGAGGTCTTCCTCACCGACGTCATGGGCATGCTCGACGGCGGCCTGACTCCCACGCAGGTCGCCCTGGCGGTGGCCAAGCTCGGTGGCCAGGGCACCACCGATCTCAAAGTTGCCATGGCCAGGGACGTGCGCGTCGGCGACCGCGTCTACCGGGCGGGCGAGCTGGTCCCGACCGGGCTCGACGTGCCGAAGGGCGGCGCCTTCATCATCGGGATCAAGACCTTCTACGACCGCGGCCACCTGCGCATGGGGATCACCTGCGCCCTGTGCCACGCGGCGGTCGATCCCGGCACCGGCAGGGTCGTAGAGGGCGCGCCCAACACCGACCTCAATGCCGGCCTGCTGATGGCACTCGCGAAGAACTCCTCGGCCTACTTCATGCACGCCAGCGTGCCGGAGGCCGATGCCAAGCCCCCCGCTGAACCGCAGCATACCGGCTCGACCGGCACGGGGCCGGCGCTCCCGGACGCCGCTTCCGTCGAGGCGGCCACGAAGGTGCAGGTGGCGAGCTGGCCGCCGGGCAGCTTCGACTCGTCCGCCGACCGGGTCACCAACCCGACCTCGATCCCGTCAAGCTTCTCGGCGCACGGCGAGCCCTACAGCTGGAGCGGGCGCGAGGCGATCGGGCCCTTCGCGGGCCTGTCCTCGCTCAACAACAACGTCCACGCGGCTAATTCCGACACGACCCAGCTCGCCGCCGCCGCGCCCTGGCTGTTCGGCATGGATCCCGAGACGTATCTCGGGATCGTGCTGCGCGGCTCGGCCACGGAGGCGTTCCGCTACAGGCCCGACGGCGGCCGGAGCCCGTCGGAGGTGCTGCGCAGCGTCGATCCGACCCCGGCCTCGCCGGGGCTGAATAGCTACGCGGTGCTGCCGACCTATCCGGCGACCAACTACGTCACCGACAACGGCCTGTTCACGTCCGTGCCCGGGGAGCCGGTCAACCACGCCAACAACGCCATGTCGGCCTTCCAGAACCTGCTGCACCCGCCGGCCGCCGGGCAGGATCCCGACCGGGTCCGCGCGGGCCGCGCGGTGTTCGAGAAGGCCGGCTGCGGCAGCTGCCATTCCGGCCCGGCGCTCACCAACCACCGGGTCGTACCGGAGGCCGAGATCGGTACCGAGCCGACCCGGGCGCGGGCGGGCGCCAAGATGGAGGCGCGCCTGTCGGCGCCGGCGATGTTCGCCGCCGACACGCCGTTCCCGACCCCGGCCGACCCGGTCATCGTCCCGGTGCCGCTCGCGGGCGACGCCCTCGCCCAGGTGCAGCTCGCCTGGGGGCAGGGGGGCACGGAGGGCGGCTACAAGGTGCCGAATCTCGTGGGCCTCGCCTGGACGGCGCCGTACCTGCACGATTCCGGCGTCGCGGTCGGTCCCGATGCCGAGGGCCAGCTCGGCGTCCCGGGCACGCTGTACCGGGGCGTCACCCCCGATCCCGCCAACAGCCTGCGCGCCCTGGTCGACCGGGATCTCCGGGCGAAGGTGATCGCCGCCAACGCGGCCTCGGACACGGCGCGGATCGCCCGCGTGACCGGCAAGGGGCACGCCTACTGGGTGGATGCCGGCTCGGGCGTCTCGCGCGAAGAGCAGACGGCGCTGATCGCGTACCTGCTCTCGGTCGATCGCCTGACGGAGCCGGCCGCGACGCCCTGA